One Verrucomicrobiaceae bacterium genomic window carries:
- a CDS encoding O-antigen ligase family protein: protein MRGFSGAQRRVILSSLAIGGLMICWMTIMEGLKLFQLPWWPGHGQVVDMSHFGPFSNRNHISSLAAITCILCAACAYDAQRRKQRMWFIYAIGFFLPVVTIFMNSSRAGLLLLFLGITLWLGTASMRRGFFKKMAVTASFILVIAAALFVADGGLSSRTKLLVKTGANMGSDMRVILYKESLRIASEAPWSGIGLGNFDCVFPLSVSSFDPRARAIHPESDLLWKLVEGGLITLVPCMLLIAWIALSTGPWFGKKSKGRAHRHDRRARNTAAICLLLGLLHGLIDVPIHNLGYFSLLALLAGVSLRPRCLPKAARWPEKIATVVIAFAVLALGVTWAAIATGKPLLPGTSSALMLQKRAHELANSGSASDALPLLNQAIQMRPLDYSLYFDRARTRVILRQDTEAALLDYTRSRLLEPHFAYACYYEGLDWLGIRPEYAVLGWREFIKRFPQAAPGIHGYYHQMVHHSTLHPEIREAVWKLANTQELKLGFLGSVNTRQDFELCLRDILARQPDLAGLESAQRMSLFEMWNRLGDREALMAAIASNKIWERDGGWKILAEYYAQKSDFRKACEIAAIYLPSLHRAPPGGSTDLKTLENAFLFNTLDPQLGINLFQAYKNNNDYDNAIRTLEKVRTATNPPNYIDLEIAALYLAKEDFRRAWEHYRIAATASQN, encoded by the coding sequence TGAAACTGTTCCAGCTCCCCTGGTGGCCTGGTCATGGGCAAGTCGTGGACATGAGTCATTTCGGCCCCTTTTCTAATCGCAACCACATCAGTAGCCTAGCCGCCATCACCTGCATACTGTGTGCAGCCTGTGCCTATGACGCCCAGCGGCGAAAGCAGCGCATGTGGTTCATCTACGCCATTGGCTTTTTTCTGCCCGTAGTGACGATTTTCATGAATTCATCGCGAGCAGGCCTGCTACTGCTCTTTTTGGGGATCACCCTCTGGTTGGGCACAGCATCCATGCGGCGCGGCTTCTTCAAAAAAATGGCCGTCACAGCGTCCTTCATTCTGGTGATTGCGGCTGCACTATTCGTTGCTGATGGAGGCCTCTCTTCAAGAACCAAATTGCTCGTTAAAACAGGAGCGAACATGGGCTCTGACATGCGTGTCATCCTATACAAAGAATCGCTCCGTATTGCCTCCGAAGCCCCCTGGTCAGGCATCGGATTGGGTAATTTCGACTGCGTCTTTCCGCTGTCAGTCTCCAGCTTTGACCCCCGTGCCCGCGCCATTCATCCAGAGAGTGATTTGCTCTGGAAACTCGTCGAAGGTGGTCTCATCACCCTCGTGCCGTGCATGCTGCTCATCGCCTGGATAGCGCTTTCCACAGGCCCATGGTTCGGAAAGAAGTCCAAAGGACGCGCCCACCGCCATGACCGCCGCGCACGCAATACCGCCGCCATTTGCCTCCTACTCGGCTTACTCCACGGCCTCATTGACGTTCCGATTCATAATCTCGGCTACTTTTCCCTCCTCGCCCTACTCGCTGGTGTTAGCCTCCGGCCAAGGTGTCTGCCGAAGGCAGCCAGATGGCCAGAAAAGATCGCCACCGTCGTCATCGCTTTCGCCGTACTCGCCCTCGGCGTCACATGGGCAGCTATCGCCACTGGAAAGCCACTCCTGCCAGGGACCAGCTCCGCCCTCATGCTGCAAAAACGTGCCCATGAGCTCGCGAACAGCGGCTCCGCCTCCGATGCACTTCCCCTGCTCAATCAGGCCATCCAGATGCGCCCACTTGACTACAGCCTCTACTTTGATCGTGCCAGAACTCGCGTCATCCTCCGTCAGGACACCGAGGCCGCACTCCTCGACTACACACGCTCACGCCTCCTCGAACCACACTTCGCCTATGCCTGTTATTACGAAGGACTCGACTGGCTCGGCATCCGCCCAGAGTACGCCGTTCTAGGGTGGCGCGAGTTCATCAAGCGCTTCCCCCAAGCCGCACCCGGCATCCACGGCTACTACCATCAGATGGTCCATCACTCCACCCTTCACCCGGAGATCCGTGAGGCCGTATGGAAACTCGCCAACACCCAGGAGCTCAAACTCGGCTTCCTCGGTAGCGTCAACACTCGTCAGGACTTCGAGCTCTGCCTGCGAGACATCCTCGCTCGTCAGCCTGACCTCGCCGGGCTCGAGTCCGCTCAGCGCATGAGCCTCTTTGAAATGTGGAACCGTCTCGGTGACCGTGAAGCCCTCATGGCTGCCATCGCATCCAATAAAATATGGGAGCGTGACGGCGGCTGGAAAATCCTCGCCGAATATTACGCCCAAAAATCCGACTTCCGCAAAGCCTGCGAAATCGCCGCCATCTACCTACCCTCCCTCCACCGTGCACCACCAGGCGGCAGCACCGACCTTAAAACCCTCGAAAACGCTTTTCTCTTCAACACCCTTGATCCCCAACTAGGCATCAATCTCTTCCAGGCTTACAAAAACAACAACGACTACGACAACGCCATCCGCACGCTCGAAAAAGTGCGCACCGCCACCAATCCACCCAACTATATCGACCTCGAAATCGCTGCACTCTATCTAGCTAAAGAAGACTTCCGCCGCGCCTGGGAGCACTACCGCATCGCCGCCACAGCTTCCCAAAATTAA
- a CDS encoding Gfo/Idh/MocA family oxidoreductase, producing the protein MKRRSFFLAAGSAALAVNAPAARLRIGQIGTEHAHAGGKMTAMRSLTELWEVEGVTGPKGYDGVKSMTVDELLARPNLKAVAVETMIADSCEMARRCILAGKHVHLDKPGALKHDEFKSMRLEAEKRGLTLQMGYMLRYNPAFELLFQAVREGWLGEITEIDAAMGKLADAGTRQKLGELEGGGMFELACHVIDAVVTLLGKPAEVGGFFDACRRGWCEGQSDCRAAIC; encoded by the coding sequence ATGAAACGACGTTCTTTTTTCCTCGCTGCGGGTTCGGCGGCTTTGGCGGTGAATGCGCCAGCAGCGCGGCTGCGGATCGGCCAAATCGGGACGGAGCATGCGCATGCGGGCGGGAAAATGACGGCGATGCGCTCGCTGACGGAGCTCTGGGAGGTGGAGGGGGTGACCGGGCCGAAGGGTTATGATGGCGTGAAGTCGATGACAGTGGATGAACTGCTCGCTAGGCCGAATCTAAAGGCGGTGGCAGTGGAGACGATGATCGCTGACTCCTGCGAGATGGCGCGGCGCTGTATCTTGGCCGGTAAGCATGTCCATTTGGACAAACCAGGTGCATTGAAGCATGATGAGTTCAAATCCATGCGGCTGGAGGCGGAGAAACGCGGTCTCACGTTGCAGATGGGTTACATGCTGCGCTACAACCCGGCCTTTGAGTTGCTTTTCCAAGCTGTGCGTGAGGGCTGGCTGGGGGAGATCACAGAGATCGATGCGGCGATGGGGAAGCTGGCGGATGCCGGGACACGGCAGAAGCTCGGCGAGCTGGAGGGCGGCGGCATGTTCGAGCTGGCGTGTCATGTGATCGACGCGGTGGTGACGCTTTTGGGCAAACCTGCGGAGGTGGGGGGCTTTTTCGACGCCTGCAGGCGCGGATGGTGTGAAGGACAATCAGATTGCCGTGCTGCAATATGCTAA
- a CDS encoding MFS transporter, with product MTKYHWFVFIVASLAWLFDCLDQQLFLLARNSAMKALLPEGMDPIKYGGYATSIFVAGWATGGLIFGSVGDRIGRAKTLTLTVLIYSVCTGLSAFSKGWVDFAIFRFLTGLGVGGVFGLAVALVADTLPDTARAGALGTLQALSAVGNIAAGLTSMYMGSLEAAKAIEPGTAWKYMFLVGALPAFLCVFIQIRLKEPEKWVMARAAGKAAGVKFGSYSALLGDVRWRKSALLGMVLCVAGVIGLWGIGFFSPELVGDVMERSLKAEGVAPEKIAGEKTYWIGVNSIVQNLGAFFGMLLMTKIAQKSGRKPAFAMAYIAAMIATIGFFQFFDGRGDIWMSAVMGACQLALFAGFAIYLPELFPTSLRSTGTSFCYNVGRFVAASGPFTLGSLQAALKAGATTPEAKLEAFRTACTYMSCIFLLGLVALAFLPETKGRPMPED from the coding sequence ATGACCAAATACCACTGGTTTGTCTTTATCGTCGCCTCGTTGGCATGGCTATTCGACTGCCTGGACCAGCAGCTCTTCCTCCTAGCGCGAAATTCAGCCATGAAAGCGCTGCTACCAGAAGGAATGGACCCGATTAAATACGGCGGCTACGCCACCTCGATCTTCGTCGCGGGCTGGGCCACCGGAGGGCTCATTTTTGGCTCGGTAGGCGACCGAATCGGCAGGGCAAAGACGCTGACACTCACCGTGCTCATCTATTCCGTCTGCACCGGTCTCTCGGCATTCTCCAAAGGCTGGGTGGACTTCGCGATTTTCCGCTTCCTGACCGGACTCGGCGTCGGTGGCGTGTTTGGACTCGCGGTGGCTCTGGTGGCCGATACTCTACCAGATACAGCCCGAGCAGGTGCTCTAGGCACCTTGCAGGCACTTTCAGCGGTGGGGAATATCGCAGCGGGCCTCACCAGCATGTACATGGGCAGTCTAGAGGCTGCGAAGGCCATCGAACCAGGCACTGCATGGAAGTACATGTTCCTCGTTGGTGCATTGCCAGCCTTTCTATGCGTCTTCATCCAGATCCGCCTGAAGGAGCCGGAAAAGTGGGTAATGGCGCGTGCTGCAGGCAAGGCAGCGGGCGTGAAGTTTGGGTCCTACTCCGCTCTGTTGGGCGATGTGCGCTGGCGGAAGTCTGCGCTGCTGGGCATGGTGCTCTGCGTAGCAGGCGTCATCGGCCTCTGGGGCATCGGCTTCTTCAGTCCTGAGCTCGTTGGGGATGTAATGGAGCGCTCACTCAAAGCCGAAGGTGTCGCCCCAGAGAAAATCGCTGGCGAAAAAACTTACTGGATCGGCGTGAACTCCATCGTGCAAAATCTCGGTGCCTTCTTTGGCATGCTACTAATGACCAAGATCGCTCAGAAATCAGGCCGCAAGCCCGCCTTTGCCATGGCTTACATCGCAGCGATGATCGCCACCATCGGCTTCTTCCAGTTCTTTGATGGCCGTGGCGACATCTGGATGAGCGCGGTCATGGGGGCCTGCCAGCTCGCACTCTTTGCTGGCTTTGCCATTTACCTGCCAGAGCTCTTCCCCACCAGCCTGCGTAGCACCGGCACGAGCTTTTGCTACAATGTCGGGCGCTTCGTCGCCGCGAGTGGTCCATTCACTCTCGGCAGCCTCCAGGCAGCGCTCAAAGCCGGCGCCACCACGCCAGAGGCCAAGTTGGAGGCCTTCCGCACCGCCTGCACCTACATGAGCTGCATCTTCCTCCTCGGGCTCGTCGCCCTGGCCTTCCTGCCAGAGACCAAAGGCCGCCCGATGCCGGAGGATTGA
- a CDS encoding transposase, translated as MPAKPYQPAGYDSDLSDAEWELIKPIIYPAGAKRCRGRLRAPDSARICLDTIRYVLKTGSQWSMIPKNLAPRSTAHDALSKWTEQGLWPKLNDALRTQTRLMLKKRHAQRRCHRQPKRQRRAATGCEPAVTTRARRSRDASATRSPTPTACCWAWWSRPPTCKIVTAQSCCCACFAMAS; from the coding sequence ATGCCAGCCAAGCCCTATCAACCAGCCGGTTACGATTCTGATCTCAGCGATGCGGAATGGGAACTCATCAAGCCTATCATCTACCCGGCTGGCGCGAAGCGTTGTCGAGGCAGGCTGCGAGCTCCCGACTCCGCCCGAATCTGTCTGGACACCATCCGCTATGTGCTCAAAACGGGCTCTCAGTGGTCGATGATCCCCAAGAACCTCGCGCCCCGCAGCACCGCTCACGACGCCTTGAGTAAATGGACCGAGCAGGGCTTGTGGCCCAAGCTCAACGACGCCCTGCGCACCCAGACACGCCTGATGCTAAAAAAACGCCATGCCCAGCGCCGCTGTCATCGACAGCCAAAGCGTCAAAGGCGGGCAGCTACCGGCTGTGAGCCTGCGGTTACGACGCGGGCAAGAAGATCAAGGGACGCAAGCGCCACGCGCTCACCGACACCAACGGCCTGCTGCTGGGCGTGGTGGTCACGCCCGCCGACGTGCAAGATCGTGACGGCGCAAAGCTGCTGTTGTGCATGTTTTGCCATGGCTTCCTGA